In Herbaspirillum sp. WKF16, one genomic interval encodes:
- a CDS encoding undecaprenyl-diphosphate phosphatase has protein sequence MDTILALKALIMGVVEGLTEFLPISSTGHLILANSLLQFTGPTFSKEKADVFEIVIQAGAILAVCWEFRARIAAVLTGLFTDRRAQRLVINLIIAFLPAAILGFLFSRRIKEVLFNPVAVAVAFIVGGLIILWVERRNKDRMSMASARIETVDDMTPLDALKVGIAQAFALIPGTSRSGATIIGGMMFGLSRKAATEFSFFLAIPTLFAATIYSLYKERALLSAADVPLFTVGTVAAFVSAFLCVRWLLRYISSHDFTVFAWYRIVFGIVVLVTAYTGTVVWME, from the coding sequence ATGGATACCATCCTCGCGCTCAAGGCGCTCATCATGGGCGTCGTCGAAGGCCTGACCGAATTCCTGCCCATCTCCTCCACCGGCCACCTGATCCTGGCCAACAGCCTGCTGCAGTTCACCGGCCCCACTTTCTCCAAGGAAAAAGCCGACGTCTTCGAGATCGTGATCCAGGCCGGCGCCATCCTGGCCGTGTGCTGGGAATTCCGCGCCCGCATCGCCGCCGTGCTGACCGGCCTGTTCACCGACCGCCGCGCGCAGCGCCTGGTGATCAACCTGATCATCGCCTTCCTGCCGGCGGCCATCCTCGGCTTCCTGTTCAGCCGCAGGATCAAGGAGGTGCTGTTCAACCCGGTCGCGGTGGCCGTCGCCTTCATCGTCGGCGGCCTGATCATCCTGTGGGTGGAGCGTCGCAACAAGGACCGCATGAGCATGGCCTCGGCGCGCATCGAGACGGTCGACGACATGACGCCGCTGGACGCGCTCAAGGTCGGCATCGCCCAGGCCTTTGCGCTGATCCCCGGCACCAGCCGCTCGGGCGCGACCATCATCGGCGGCATGATGTTCGGCCTGTCGCGCAAGGCGGCTACCGAGTTCTCGTTCTTCCTGGCCATCCCGACCCTGTTCGCGGCCACCATCTATTCGCTCTACAAGGAGCGCGCGCTGCTGTCGGCGGCCGACGTGCCGCTGTTCACGGTGGGCACCGTGGCCGCCTTCGTCTCGGCCTTCCTGTGCGTGCGCTGGCTGCTGCGCTACATCAGCTCGCATGACTTCACCGTGTTCGCCTGGTACCGCATCGTGTTCGGTATCGTGGTGCTGGTCACGGCCTACACCGGCACCGTGGTCTGGATGGAATAA
- a CDS encoding methyl-accepting chemotaxis protein codes for MKLNDFKIGLRLGMLAALLLAITAFIGMRSWMVLDEIYSQGEQAMRQGALVEQSVDAARGAQVQFKIQVQEWKNILLRGGDPEAFIKYRQALIDESAATQASLKRLEKLMPQIGMDGAAAHKAQAAHAELLARYLDALKAHAPVDPSSVGRIDRQVKGVDRLPTKMIDDIVAAVLAHGQAVRAAAAADTLSSYRRERAWLIAAIALSLLAGAGITWWQVRSIVLPLEAAVKVARMVAAGDLRAGLAVSGRDETANLLHSLKAMNGNLANIVAEVRHGTVAITAAATEIAGGNRDLSERTEEQAGFLEETAASMEQITSTVRKNADNAHHANQLAGEASGVAVRGGEMVGAVVQTMQAIEESSHKIVHIIGVIDGIAFQTNILALNAAVEAARAGEQGRGFAVVASEVRSLAQRSATAAKEIKELINDSVGKISTGTSLVGGAGDTMQEIVAAIRKVAAIMDEITNANREQSAGIDEVNQALIRMDGVTQQNAALVEQAAAAAESMQDQAEALQRAVAVFKLGEESAAPMQKRHVPQGHAVSHAGSLPGSP; via the coding sequence ATGAAACTCAACGACTTCAAGATAGGCTTGCGCCTGGGCATGCTGGCGGCCCTGCTGCTGGCCATTACGGCGTTCATCGGCATGCGCAGCTGGATGGTGCTCGATGAGATCTACAGCCAGGGCGAACAGGCGATGCGCCAGGGCGCGCTGGTCGAACAGTCGGTCGACGCGGCGCGCGGCGCCCAGGTGCAGTTCAAGATCCAGGTCCAGGAATGGAAGAACATCCTGCTGCGCGGCGGGGATCCCGAGGCCTTCATCAAATACCGCCAGGCCCTGATCGACGAGAGCGCCGCCACCCAGGCGTCGCTGAAAAGGCTGGAGAAGCTCATGCCGCAGATCGGCATGGATGGCGCCGCCGCCCACAAGGCGCAGGCGGCCCATGCCGAGCTGCTGGCCCGGTACCTCGATGCGCTCAAGGCCCACGCGCCGGTCGACCCGTCCTCGGTCGGCCGCATCGACCGGCAGGTCAAGGGCGTGGATCGCCTGCCCACCAAAATGATCGACGACATCGTCGCCGCCGTGCTGGCGCACGGGCAGGCCGTGCGCGCCGCAGCCGCCGCCGACACCCTTTCCTCCTACCGCCGTGAACGGGCCTGGCTGATCGCGGCGATCGCGCTGTCGCTGCTGGCGGGCGCGGGCATCACCTGGTGGCAGGTGCGCAGCATCGTGCTGCCGCTGGAGGCGGCGGTCAAGGTGGCGCGCATGGTGGCCGCCGGCGACCTGCGCGCGGGACTGGCGGTGTCCGGCCGGGACGAGACCGCCAACCTGCTGCACTCACTGAAGGCGATGAACGGCAACCTGGCCAACATCGTCGCCGAGGTGCGGCACGGCACCGTTGCCATCACGGCGGCCGCCACCGAGATCGCCGGTGGCAACCGCGACCTGTCCGAGCGTACCGAGGAACAGGCCGGCTTCCTGGAAGAGACAGCGGCCTCGATGGAGCAGATTACCTCCACCGTGCGCAAGAACGCCGACAACGCGCATCACGCCAACCAGCTGGCCGGGGAAGCCTCGGGCGTGGCGGTGCGGGGCGGCGAGATGGTCGGCGCGGTGGTGCAGACCATGCAGGCCATCGAGGAGAGTTCGCACAAGATCGTCCACATCATCGGCGTGATCGACGGGATCGCCTTCCAGACCAACATCCTGGCCCTGAACGCCGCAGTGGAAGCCGCCCGCGCCGGCGAACAGGGGCGCGGCTTCGCGGTGGTCGCCTCGGAAGTGCGCAGCCTGGCGCAACGCAGCGCCACCGCCGCCAAGGAAATCAAGGAGTTGATCAACGACTCGGTGGGCAAGATCAGCACCGGCACCTCGCTGGTCGGCGGCGCCGGCGACACCATGCAGGAAATCGTCGCGGCGATCCGGAAGGTTGCCGCCATCATGGATGAGATCACCAACGCCAACCGCGAACAAAGCGCCGGCATCGACGAGGTCAACCAGGCGCTGATCAGGATGGACGGCGTGACCCAGCAAAACGCCGCGCTGGTCGAGCAGGCCGCCGCGGCGGCCGAGAGCATGCAGGACCAGGCGGAGGCCTTGCAGCGGGCGGTGGCGGTGTTCAAGCTCGGGGAGGAATCGGCGGCGCCAATGCAAAAACGGCATGTCCCGCAAGGACATGCCGTTTCGCATGCGGGCAGCCTGCCCGGATCGCCGTAG
- a CDS encoding YkgJ family cysteine cluster protein: MNCRPQCGACCTAPSITSPIPGMPDGKPAGVPCVQLDESMRCRIFGRPERPAFCGGLQPSAEMCGASAAAAMFWLGELEAATAPAA; the protein is encoded by the coding sequence ATGAACTGCCGACCCCAGTGCGGCGCCTGCTGCACGGCGCCTTCCATCACCAGCCCGATTCCCGGCATGCCCGACGGCAAGCCGGCCGGCGTGCCCTGCGTGCAACTGGACGAGTCGATGCGCTGCCGCATCTTCGGCCGTCCCGAGCGCCCGGCCTTCTGCGGCGGCCTGCAACCCTCGGCCGAGATGTGCGGCGCCAGCGCCGCGGCCGCGATGTTCTGGCTGGGCGAGCTGGAGGCGGCGACGGCGCCGGCTGCCTGA
- the recQ gene encoding DNA helicase RecQ, whose amino-acid sequence MVDFDSLPAAATLQDRALHVLETVFGYSSFRGHQGEIVQQVAGGGDALVLMPTGGGKSLCYQVPALLREGTGVVVSPLIALMQDQVDALAEVGVRAAFLNSTQSFDEALNIERRLRQGDLDLLYVAPERLMTPRCLDLLEASRIALFAIDEAHCVSQWGHDFRPEYIKLSVLHERFPQVPRIALTATADAQTREEIIHRLQLEEAQQFVSSFDRPNIRYQIVEKANGRKQLLDFIKSEHPDDAGIVYCLSRKKVEETAEFLRGEGINALAYHAGMDYALRTANQARFLREDKIVMVATIAFGMGIDKPDVRFVCHLDLPKSVEGYYQETGRAGRDGQPADAWMAYGLQDVVQQRRMIDESEADDSFKRVQGGKLDAMLGLCETLHCRRVRLLNYFGQEASPCGNCDTCMAPPVSFDATVEVQKLLSTVYRVEQRFAPGHVIEVLRGIDGERVKQWRHDQLSVFGIGSERGEAEWRAILRQVIALGLLTVDAENYSALKLTEAARPVLRGEQQVQLRQYQKPVKAKRSSQRSTFVETDLSPQEQELFEKLRWWRVETAREHNVPAYVIFHDATMREIAKARPQSLDDLRHVNGVGEKKLDTYGAQIIALIAGAEEAPA is encoded by the coding sequence ATGGTTGACTTCGACTCCCTGCCCGCCGCAGCCACGCTGCAAGACCGCGCCCTGCACGTGCTGGAGACGGTGTTCGGCTATTCGTCCTTCCGCGGCCACCAGGGCGAGATCGTCCAGCAGGTGGCCGGCGGCGGCGACGCGCTGGTGCTCATGCCCACCGGCGGCGGCAAGTCGCTGTGCTACCAGGTGCCGGCGCTGCTGCGCGAGGGCACCGGGGTGGTGGTCTCGCCGCTGATCGCCCTCATGCAGGACCAGGTCGACGCGCTGGCCGAGGTCGGCGTGCGCGCCGCCTTCCTCAATTCCACCCAGAGCTTCGACGAGGCGCTCAACATCGAGCGCCGCCTGCGCCAGGGCGACCTCGACCTGCTCTACGTCGCGCCCGAGCGGCTGATGACGCCGCGCTGCCTGGACCTGTTGGAGGCCTCGCGCATCGCCCTGTTCGCCATCGACGAGGCGCACTGCGTCTCGCAGTGGGGGCATGACTTCCGTCCCGAATACATCAAGCTGTCGGTGCTTCACGAGCGCTTCCCTCAGGTGCCGCGCATCGCGCTGACCGCCACCGCCGACGCCCAGACGCGCGAGGAGATCATCCATCGCCTGCAGCTGGAAGAGGCGCAGCAGTTCGTCTCTTCCTTCGACCGGCCCAACATCCGCTACCAGATCGTCGAGAAGGCCAACGGCCGCAAGCAGCTGCTGGACTTCATCAAGAGCGAACACCCGGACGACGCCGGCATCGTCTATTGCCTCTCGCGCAAGAAGGTGGAAGAGACCGCCGAGTTCCTGCGCGGCGAGGGCATCAATGCGCTGGCCTATCACGCCGGCATGGACTACGCGCTGCGCACCGCCAACCAGGCGCGCTTCCTGCGCGAAGACAAGATCGTGATGGTCGCCACCATCGCCTTCGGCATGGGCATCGACAAGCCGGACGTGCGCTTCGTCTGCCACCTGGACCTGCCCAAGAGCGTGGAAGGCTACTACCAGGAAACCGGCCGCGCCGGCCGCGACGGCCAGCCCGCCGACGCCTGGATGGCCTACGGCCTGCAGGACGTGGTGCAGCAGCGCCGCATGATCGACGAGTCGGAAGCCGACGACAGCTTCAAGCGCGTGCAGGGCGGCAAGCTCGACGCCATGCTCGGCCTGTGCGAAACCCTGCATTGCCGCCGCGTGCGCCTGCTCAACTACTTCGGCCAGGAAGCCAGCCCCTGCGGCAATTGCGATACCTGCATGGCGCCGCCGGTTTCCTTCGACGCCACCGTCGAGGTGCAGAAACTGCTCTCGACCGTCTACCGCGTCGAGCAGCGCTTCGCGCCCGGTCATGTGATCGAGGTGCTGCGCGGCATCGACGGCGAGCGCGTCAAGCAATGGCGCCACGACCAGCTCTCGGTGTTCGGCATCGGCAGCGAGCGCGGCGAGGCCGAGTGGCGCGCCATCCTGCGCCAGGTGATCGCGCTGGGCCTGCTCACGGTGGATGCCGAGAACTACAGCGCCTTGAAACTTACCGAGGCCGCGCGCCCGGTGCTGCGCGGCGAGCAGCAGGTGCAGCTGCGCCAGTACCAGAAGCCGGTCAAGGCCAAGCGCAGTTCGCAGCGCTCCACCTTCGTCGAGACCGACCTCTCGCCGCAAGAGCAGGAGCTCTTCGAGAAGCTGCGTTGGTGGCGCGTGGAAACCGCGCGCGAGCACAACGTGCCGGCCTACGTCATCTTCCACGACGCCACCATGCGCGAGATCGCCAAGGCGCGGCCGCAGTCGCTGGACGACCTGCGCCACGTCAACGGCGTCGGCGAGAAGAAGCTCGACACCTACGGCGCGCAGATTATCGCCCTCATTGCGGGCGCCGAGGAAGCCCCGGCCTGA
- a CDS encoding undecaprenyl-diphosphate phosphatase translates to MANVCSAGLDIGFASLSYAQIGFLGIVQGITELLPISSTAHMRVVPAFLGWHDPGSAFSAAMQLAALAAVISYFRRDVAAVTGGSVAAWRRRDFDDPMFKLAVAIILATIPIGIAGLALSHVLNACGSPLRSLTVIGWSCIAMAILLAISELVCRHRRSVDQMRLRDALIVGLAQVGALIPGVSRSGSTLTAALFLNFRREEAARFSFLLGLPAIALAGLKELAVLLHAHIPLEAWGVLLFGLAVASVSAFAAIWGLMKFLERFSTWPFIVYRAALGAFLLFAVARGWLQ, encoded by the coding sequence ATGGCCAATGTCTGCAGCGCCGGCCTCGATATCGGCTTCGCCTCCCTGAGCTACGCGCAGATCGGTTTCCTGGGCATCGTCCAGGGCATCACCGAGCTGCTGCCCATTTCCTCCACCGCCCATATGCGCGTGGTGCCGGCCTTCCTCGGCTGGCACGATCCCGGTTCGGCCTTTTCCGCGGCCATGCAGCTGGCGGCGCTGGCGGCGGTGATCAGTTACTTCCGGCGCGACGTCGCCGCGGTCACCGGCGGCAGCGTGGCGGCCTGGCGCCGGCGCGATTTCGACGATCCGATGTTCAAGCTGGCCGTGGCCATCATCCTGGCCACGATTCCCATCGGCATCGCCGGCCTGGCGCTGTCGCACGTGTTGAACGCCTGCGGCTCGCCGCTGCGCAGCCTGACCGTGATCGGCTGGTCTTGCATCGCCATGGCCATCTTGCTGGCGATTTCCGAGCTGGTGTGCCGTCATCGCCGCAGCGTCGACCAGATGCGCCTGCGCGACGCCCTGATCGTCGGCCTGGCGCAGGTCGGCGCGCTCATCCCCGGCGTCTCGCGTTCGGGCTCGACGCTGACGGCCGCGCTGTTCCTGAATTTCCGCCGCGAGGAGGCCGCCCGCTTCTCCTTCCTGCTGGGCTTGCCGGCCATCGCGCTGGCCGGCCTGAAGGAACTGGCCGTGCTGCTGCACGCCCACATCCCGCTGGAGGCCTGGGGCGTGCTGCTGTTCGGGCTCGCCGTGGCGAGCGTGTCGGCGTTTGCCGCGATCTGGGGCCTGATGAAATTCCTTGAGAGGTTTTCGACCTGGCCCTTCATCGTTTATCGAGCCGCGCTGGGCGCTTTCCTGCTTTTCGCTGTGGCCCGCGGTTGGCTGCAATAA
- a CDS encoding efflux RND transporter periplasmic adaptor subunit: MTLSFLKRRWLRWTLLAVVLLVAAAMLLKKRGAPDAAKTAAAASAAPSAMEFLPGDLYTVGSGELRQVLPLSGALRALNQASVKARVAGEVQQVLVREGEAVKEGQVLARIDAADYQAKVDQARGALVASQGQLDIATQTRNNNQTLLDRGFISRNAFDTAASQFDIARANVDSARGALEVARKALSDTVVRTPMNGLISARNVQPGEKVAVDGKLLDVVDLSQMELEAPVPTNDILKVQVGQEVQVAVEGLPQKVAGRVARINPATQSGSRSIMVYVRVDNPQGLLRAGMFADASLTLEKKAQALSAPATAIQVEDGNAYVYAIENGALARRPVVTGMQGRAGDGNAVEIVSGLAAGAQIVRANLGIMRDGTPVRVLQPGGAAPTTSAAIPAQAAQAGIAPPAPPANPSTQPQGR, translated from the coding sequence ATGACGCTTTCCTTCCTCAAACGCCGCTGGCTGCGGTGGACCTTGCTGGCGGTGGTGCTGCTGGTGGCGGCAGCGATGCTGCTGAAAAAACGCGGCGCGCCGGATGCGGCGAAAACCGCGGCGGCGGCCTCGGCCGCCCCCAGCGCCATGGAGTTCCTGCCCGGCGACCTGTACACCGTGGGCAGCGGCGAGCTGCGCCAGGTGCTGCCGCTGTCGGGCGCGCTGCGCGCGCTCAACCAGGCCTCGGTGAAGGCGCGCGTGGCCGGCGAGGTGCAGCAGGTGCTGGTGCGCGAGGGCGAAGCGGTCAAGGAAGGCCAGGTGCTGGCCCGTATCGACGCCGCCGATTACCAGGCCAAGGTCGACCAGGCGCGCGGCGCGCTGGTGGCCTCGCAAGGCCAGCTGGACATTGCCACCCAGACCCGCAACAACAACCAGACGCTGCTGGACCGCGGCTTCATCTCGCGCAACGCCTTCGATACCGCCGCCAGCCAGTTCGATATCGCCCGCGCCAACGTCGACTCCGCGCGCGGCGCGCTGGAGGTGGCCCGCAAGGCCTTGTCCGATACCGTGGTGCGCACGCCCATGAACGGCCTGATCAGCGCGCGCAACGTGCAGCCGGGCGAGAAGGTGGCGGTCGACGGCAAGCTGCTGGACGTGGTCGACCTGTCGCAGATGGAGCTGGAGGCGCCGGTGCCGACCAACGACATCCTCAAGGTGCAGGTCGGCCAGGAGGTGCAGGTGGCGGTGGAGGGCCTGCCGCAAAAGGTGGCGGGCCGCGTGGCGCGCATCAATCCGGCCACGCAGTCGGGGTCGCGCTCGATCATGGTCTATGTGCGGGTGGACAATCCGCAGGGTCTCTTGCGCGCCGGCATGTTCGCCGACGCCAGCCTGACGCTGGAGAAAAAGGCGCAGGCGCTGTCGGCGCCGGCCACCGCGATCCAGGTCGAGGACGGCAACGCCTACGTCTACGCCATCGAGAACGGCGCGCTGGCGCGCCGGCCGGTGGTGACCGGCATGCAGGGCCGCGCCGGGGACGGCAACGCGGTCGAGATCGTCAGCGGCCTGGCCGCGGGCGCGCAGATCGTCCGCGCCAACCTGGGCATCATGCGCGACGGCACGCCGGTGCGCGTGCTGCAGCCGGGCGGCGCGGCGCCGACGACGTCGGCCGCCATCCCGGCGCAGGCGGCGCAAGCAGGCATCGCCCCGCCGGCGCCGCCCGCCAATCCCTCCACCCAGCCACAGGGACGTTGA
- a CDS encoding TetR/AcrR family transcriptional regulator, with the protein MSEAAKEPRWERRKQDRPQELLAAALQLFVERGYAATRLEDVAARAGVSKGTLYLYFENKEGLFKSVVRANMLPLLDEAEAMVDGYAGASAELLRELITGWWETASRSGLNGISKLMVAESGNFPELARFYHDEVIVRSDAMIVRMLERGMARGEFRAVDAEAMKKVIVAPVVMLMLWDQSFGPCSITRIDPQAYLASLIDLCINGLKA; encoded by the coding sequence ATGTCCGAAGCCGCCAAAGAACCCCGCTGGGAACGCCGCAAGCAGGATCGCCCGCAGGAATTGCTGGCGGCGGCGCTGCAGCTGTTCGTCGAACGCGGCTATGCGGCCACGCGCCTGGAAGACGTGGCCGCCCGCGCCGGGGTATCCAAGGGCACGCTGTACCTGTATTTCGAGAACAAGGAAGGCCTGTTCAAGTCGGTCGTGCGCGCCAACATGCTGCCGCTGCTCGATGAAGCCGAGGCCATGGTGGACGGCTATGCCGGCGCCAGCGCCGAGCTGCTGCGCGAACTGATCACGGGCTGGTGGGAGACGGCCTCGCGCTCCGGGCTGAACGGCATTTCCAAGCTGATGGTGGCGGAATCGGGCAATTTCCCCGAGCTGGCGCGCTTCTATCACGACGAAGTGATCGTGCGCAGCGACGCCATGATCGTGCGCATGCTCGAGCGCGGCATGGCGCGCGGCGAATTCCGCGCGGTCGACGCCGAGGCCATGAAGAAGGTGATCGTGGCGCCGGTGGTGATGCTGATGCTGTGGGACCAGTCCTTCGGCCCCTGCTCGATCACCCGCATCGACCCGCAAGCCTACCTGGCCAGCCTGATCGACCTGTGCATCAACGGCCTCAAGGCCTGA